A DNA window from Halanaerobium saccharolyticum subsp. saccharolyticum DSM 6643 contains the following coding sequences:
- a CDS encoding ATP-dependent nuclease, giving the protein MYLSKLKLWNFRKFGSKKFDIESPDFNLDFNKNLNVLIGENDSGKTAIIDAIKMVLKTHSYEWIRVTEDDFYNNSDRFRIELEFKDLQPEEAKYFTEWLSWEGEKEEAEPFLKVNYDVSKNEDRILPSDIRAGSDKDGYPLNAEARHYLKTTYLKPLRDAESELIPKRYSRLSQILKGHDIFKDEEDNKLYQEFEKFNEKISNYFKKANNEEFQNEGYQIKKVIDEFIRGFYDKDSKSEFRTSEANLRSVLETLELMISDVDNPGLGTLNRLFMAVELLHLKRDSWPGLKLGLIEELEAHLHPQVQMKVIEKLQNNNDIQLILTTHSPNLASKIKLENLIICTNDNAFPMGSDYTELNEKDYIFLEKFLDVTKSNLFFAKGVILVEGWSEEIIIPTLAKEIGYDLTENEVSVINVGNVGFDHYYKIFLRKDNPDAMNVRVSVVNDVDVTAYTKDNMEKKDEEFYQIKCKEEITKKKNKIKYLGKSSVEKPQTIVKPFISSGWTLEWCFYESDFLNRIFVKSTKQVHPQIFDTEDYEEELAIRLLDSNLRFNKTKIAYQIEESLRNESVLKGINLNEEETYQDDTISYLIEAIKYACGD; this is encoded by the coding sequence ATGTATTTATCAAAATTGAAACTTTGGAATTTTAGAAAATTTGGCTCAAAAAAATTTGATATTGAATCTCCAGATTTTAATTTAGATTTTAACAAAAATTTAAATGTTCTTATTGGAGAAAATGATTCAGGTAAAACAGCAATAATTGATGCAATTAAGATGGTATTAAAAACTCATAGTTATGAATGGATTAGGGTAACTGAAGATGATTTTTATAATAATTCGGATAGATTTAGAATAGAATTAGAATTTAAAGATTTACAACCTGAAGAAGCAAAATATTTTACAGAATGGTTAAGTTGGGAAGGTGAAAAAGAAGAAGCTGAACCCTTTTTAAAAGTTAATTATGATGTGAGTAAAAATGAAGATAGAATTCTCCCATCAGATATTCGAGCTGGAAGTGATAAAGATGGGTATCCTTTAAATGCTGAAGCAAGGCATTATTTAAAAACAACTTATTTAAAACCATTAAGAGATGCTGAAAGTGAGTTAATTCCTAAACGGTACTCCCGTTTATCTCAGATTCTTAAAGGCCATGATATATTTAAAGATGAGGAAGATAATAAGCTATATCAAGAATTTGAAAAGTTTAATGAAAAAATTTCTAATTATTTTAAAAAAGCTAATAACGAAGAATTCCAAAATGAGGGTTATCAGATTAAAAAAGTAATTGATGAATTTATTAGAGGCTTTTATGATAAAGATAGTAAAAGTGAGTTTAGAACTTCTGAAGCAAATTTAAGAAGTGTTTTGGAAACTTTAGAATTGATGATCTCAGATGTTGATAATCCTGGTTTAGGAACTTTAAATCGTTTATTTATGGCTGTTGAATTATTACATTTAAAAAGAGATAGTTGGCCTGGTTTAAAACTGGGGTTAATAGAGGAATTAGAAGCACATCTTCATCCTCAAGTGCAGATGAAAGTAATAGAAAAATTACAGAATAATAATGATATCCAATTAATTCTAACAACTCACAGTCCAAATTTAGCTTCAAAAATAAAACTTGAAAATTTAATAATTTGTACTAATGATAATGCTTTCCCTATGGGGAGTGATTATACTGAACTAAATGAAAAAGATTACATATTCTTAGAGAAATTTCTTGATGTTACAAAATCAAATTTGTTTTTTGCTAAAGGTGTTATTTTAGTTGAAGGTTGGTCAGAAGAAATAATTATTCCTACCTTAGCTAAGGAAATTGGATATGATTTAACTGAAAACGAAGTTTCAGTTATTAATGTTGGCAATGTAGGTTTTGATCATTATTATAAAATATTTTTGCGAAAAGATAATCCTGATGCCATGAATGTTAGAGTATCGGTTGTAAATGATGTTGACGTTACAGCATATACAAAAGATAATATGGAAAAAAAGGATGAAGAATTTTATCAAATAAAATGTAAAGAAGAAATCACTAAAAAGAAGAATAAAATTAAATATCTTGGAAAAAGCAGTGTAGAAAAACCACAAACAATTGTAAAACCATTCATTTCATCTGGATGGACTTTGGAATGGTGTTTTTATGAATCTGATTTTTTGAACAGAATTTTTGTAAAATCTACAAAGCAAGTTCATCCTCAAATTTTCGATACTGAAGATTATGAAGAGGAATTAGCAATTAGATTGTTAGATTCTAATTTAAGATTTAATAAAACAAAAATTGCTTACCAAATAGAAGAGTCACTTAGAAATGAAAGTGTTTTAAAAGGAATTAATCTAAATGAAGAAGAGACATACCAGGATGATACTATATCATATTTAATTGAGGCGATAAAATATGCCTGCGGAGACTAA
- a CDS encoding UvrD-helicase domain-containing protein has product MPAETNITDKDIKYAESILLDADESFEDDKNERIDFIRNLETIDLHAVPGSGKTTALLAKLLILERKLPFEDGSGIMVISHTNNAIDEIKNEIGEYCPKLFSYPNFIGTIQSFVNQYLAKPFFNQVTKEKISKINDDFYNERVENYYNNVLRDNFWLNKRANTLGFLQNIRFNENNMLISGINSKTDDFALKNTSGKTYRKLSKMKNILLNQGILCYDDAYYLANKYLKKYPEIKNLLQKRFSYVFVDEMQDMDIHQHNILEKIFYNNGNSKSIYQRIGDRNQAIYSGGTNFKLEEIWKSRENTLKITGSYRFSKNIATVLQNFALNSADIKSIKSENTKLKPHLLIYNDYNSQCEVIQRFIRLINKFKTENKIPEDYKYPIKAVSWITKEKEGNKITLPDYCPKFNKNRSTSKTEYNSLESYLINSKNNFKEINNDLLNMLLKILRIEKVVNSDNDRYYTKSSLFWYLKKNNKEQYEKLKLKLYDWSTKIIKGNNSEVSEDIKDYLDGFLGVFGIEKNKSIEFINKDPKKIIIEDETDFDCHLCKINNKKIELGSVHSVKGETHTATLYLESFYQKDGSGENAKSYESQRLNKQFKNEKITDSDNKRTKKSARIAYVGFSRPTHLLAFAVHKDRYDKYLSDINEDVWEVIEV; this is encoded by the coding sequence ATGCCTGCGGAGACTAATATAACTGATAAAGATATCAAATATGCTGAATCAATATTATTAGATGCGGATGAATCTTTCGAGGATGATAAAAATGAGAGAATTGATTTTATAAGAAATCTTGAAACAATAGATTTGCATGCTGTTCCAGGAAGTGGTAAAACAACAGCATTATTGGCTAAATTATTGATTTTAGAAAGAAAATTGCCATTTGAAGATGGTTCAGGGATAATGGTGATTTCTCATACCAATAATGCAATTGATGAGATAAAAAATGAAATAGGAGAATATTGTCCTAAATTATTTTCTTATCCCAATTTTATTGGAACTATTCAAAGTTTTGTTAATCAATATCTGGCTAAACCGTTTTTTAACCAGGTTACTAAAGAGAAAATTTCAAAAATTAATGATGATTTTTATAATGAAAGAGTAGAAAATTATTATAATAATGTTTTAAGAGATAATTTTTGGCTAAATAAAAGAGCAAATACTTTAGGTTTTTTGCAAAACATAAGATTTAATGAAAATAATATGTTGATTTCTGGGATTAATAGTAAAACTGATGATTTTGCATTAAAAAATACTTCTGGAAAAACATATAGAAAACTATCAAAAATGAAAAATATTTTACTCAATCAAGGAATTTTATGTTATGATGATGCTTATTATTTGGCCAATAAATATTTAAAAAAATATCCTGAAATCAAAAACTTACTACAGAAAAGATTTTCCTATGTTTTTGTTGATGAGATGCAAGATATGGATATTCATCAACATAATATATTGGAAAAAATATTTTATAATAATGGTAATAGTAAATCTATTTATCAAAGAATTGGAGATAGAAATCAGGCAATATATAGTGGGGGAACTAACTTTAAGTTAGAAGAAATCTGGAAATCTAGAGAAAATACTCTTAAAATAACTGGAAGTTATAGATTTTCAAAAAATATAGCTACAGTTTTACAAAACTTTGCATTAAATTCTGCAGATATTAAGAGTATAAAATCAGAAAACACTAAACTAAAACCGCACTTGTTAATTTATAATGATTATAATTCTCAGTGTGAAGTAATTCAGAGATTCATTAGATTAATTAATAAATTTAAAACTGAAAATAAAATTCCTGAAGATTACAAATATCCAATTAAAGCAGTGTCTTGGATTACTAAAGAAAAAGAAGGTAATAAAATCACTCTTCCAGATTATTGTCCTAAATTTAATAAGAATAGATCTACTTCCAAAACAGAATATAATTCATTAGAGAGTTACCTAATCAATTCTAAGAATAATTTCAAAGAAATTAACAATGATTTATTGAATATGCTTTTAAAAATACTTAGGATAGAAAAAGTAGTTAATTCAGATAATGATAGATATTACACAAAGAGTAGTCTCTTTTGGTATTTAAAAAAGAATAATAAAGAGCAATATGAAAAATTGAAGTTAAAATTGTATGATTGGAGCACTAAAATAATTAAAGGGAATAATTCTGAGGTTTCTGAAGATATTAAAGATTATTTGGACGGTTTCCTTGGTGTTTTTGGAATTGAGAAAAATAAATCTATTGAATTTATTAATAAGGATCCTAAGAAAATTATTATTGAAGATGAAACTGATTTTGATTGTCATTTGTGCAAGATTAATAATAAAAAAATTGAATTAGGTTCAGTTCATTCGGTTAAAGGAGAAACTCACACTGCTACATTATATTTAGAATCTTTTTATCAAAAAGATGGAAGTGGTGAGAATGCAAAATCTTATGAATCTCAGAGGTTGAATAAGCAATTCAAGAATGAGAAAATTACAGATTCAGATAATAAAAGAACTAAAAAGTCTGCTCGAATAGCTTATGTTGGTTTTAGCCGTCCAACTCATTTATTAGCATTTGCTGTTCATAAAGATAGGTATGATAAATATCTATCCGATATTAATGAAGATGTCTGGGAGGTAATTGAGGTATAA
- a CDS encoding DUF499 domain-containing protein: MKTLANSVKVRESVFDRTMKDEVLDLSDLKNGNINPERFFKETFITDNMETVFDTAMNKFRNRSGNSIIKLTQAMGGGKTHNMIALGLLAKYPELRKKTLDGKYNDVEGEIRTISVTGRESDMNYGTWGEIAKQLGKKEQFSEYYSPLQAPGQTAWINLLESSTPTLILLDELPPYLNNAKTRTYGQGTLLDIETTAIANLLNAINKKELSNVCLVISDLEATYEEESEIIQGMFKELDGEINRFSLNLEPVSSNSNDLYDILKTRMFEGLPDEAEINKVANGFKNSVKEAVEMGYTDEVPSEIASAVRDTYPFHPSFKDLVERFKENQGFQKTRGVIRLTKKMLKGIFRESDKADNLYLINPYDIDLNNAEMANEIKSIKPEFTNAISHDIANNGHSVAEKIDKSTDSQDVQDVSKLILMSSLSKATEAIVGLSVSEIFTYLVAPNRDITKIRSGIEELQEKAWYLYKNHNKLLFRQTKNVVAEMQDEIKSLTRSQAKLYIKDLLEKEFEPNDKDCYQNLMVFPSIEEIELSKEKVSLIISEPSEGSDGLKSELKQFFEEVEYKNRVMFLTGQKNVMNKLLETAKKVRAINNIIDRMQADNVSDRDSEMQQAMELKDKTGNRLNSSLRETFTTLYYPRKNVLKSTNLIMKFSQNNFDAEKEIKNTLSFDNEMKFTTDIEPNNLRKRFDKIIFTRDRMTWNELIERTATETRWLWHKPDALEELKEDSLQKEIWFKDGNYIDKTPPKKETNVNITKMSTVSENGISTLRITPVNADEVYYEIGQEPTKASKKVENHNSFEATDLVYYFLAVDPDGVNETGDPVRWENDINLQYKELTIKGKDALKLQATPSNCEIRYTTDGASPKENGGVYQEPIIIPKNAKYIQAVAVNEEHDITSDVLQYEVKGKEVTVDRDKPVKLTEPQTPKGTKQTYEELEFLNETNATFKQAQFIITGRGKGDFSITFMIDKVEIDDMNMLEEQLKNIKDNFVGEKPHDLTANITGIKFKSGRDFLRWLEKNEFNLEMYKNRFSQH, translated from the coding sequence ATGAAAACTCTTGCTAATTCAGTTAAGGTTAGAGAAAGTGTCTTTGATAGAACAATGAAAGATGAGGTCTTGGACCTTTCAGACTTGAAAAATGGTAACATTAATCCAGAAAGATTTTTTAAAGAAACATTCATAACTGACAACATGGAAACAGTTTTTGATACTGCTATGAATAAATTCAGAAACAGATCAGGAAACAGCATTATTAAACTAACTCAGGCCATGGGTGGAGGTAAAACCCACAACATGATTGCTCTGGGATTATTAGCTAAATATCCTGAGTTAAGAAAAAAGACTCTTGACGGCAAATATAATGATGTAGAAGGTGAGATTAGAACAATATCTGTTACAGGTAGAGAATCTGATATGAATTATGGTACCTGGGGAGAGATTGCCAAACAGTTGGGCAAAAAAGAACAGTTTAGTGAATACTATTCTCCACTTCAGGCGCCGGGTCAAACTGCCTGGATTAATTTATTAGAAAGTTCTACACCTACTCTTATATTATTAGATGAGCTGCCTCCATATTTAAATAATGCTAAGACCAGAACTTATGGTCAGGGTACACTATTAGATATTGAAACAACTGCAATAGCAAATTTATTAAATGCTATAAATAAAAAAGAATTATCTAATGTTTGCTTAGTTATCTCTGATCTGGAAGCTACATATGAGGAAGAATCAGAAATAATTCAGGGTATGTTTAAAGAACTCGATGGAGAAATAAATCGTTTTTCTTTAAATCTAGAACCTGTATCAAGCAACAGCAATGATCTTTATGATATTTTAAAGACTAGAATGTTCGAAGGGTTACCAGATGAAGCTGAAATCAACAAAGTAGCTAATGGCTTTAAGAACAGCGTCAAAGAAGCTGTAGAAATGGGATATACAGATGAAGTTCCGAGTGAAATTGCTTCAGCAGTTAGAGATACATATCCTTTCCACCCTTCTTTTAAAGATTTAGTCGAAAGATTTAAGGAAAACCAGGGTTTCCAAAAAACTCGTGGTGTTATCAGGTTGACTAAAAAGATGCTTAAAGGTATTTTTAGAGAGTCAGACAAAGCTGATAATCTATATTTAATTAATCCTTATGATATTGATTTAAATAATGCTGAAATGGCTAATGAAATTAAATCAATTAAACCAGAGTTTACAAATGCCATAAGCCATGATATTGCCAATAATGGCCACTCTGTTGCAGAGAAAATTGATAAATCTACTGACTCTCAAGATGTTCAAGATGTTTCAAAACTAATCTTAATGTCCTCCTTATCAAAAGCTACTGAGGCAATTGTAGGTCTTTCAGTGAGTGAGATCTTTACTTATCTTGTCGCTCCAAATAGAGATATCACTAAAATCAGAAGCGGTATTGAGGAATTACAGGAAAAAGCCTGGTATTTATATAAAAACCATAATAAACTTCTCTTTAGACAAACTAAAAATGTTGTTGCAGAAATGCAGGATGAGATAAAAAGTTTAACCCGCAGTCAGGCTAAATTATATATTAAAGATTTACTTGAAAAAGAATTTGAACCTAATGATAAAGATTGCTATCAAAACTTAATGGTCTTCCCTTCAATTGAAGAAATTGAACTCTCTAAAGAAAAAGTTTCTTTAATAATTTCTGAACCTAGTGAGGGCAGTGATGGCCTAAAAAGTGAATTAAAGCAGTTTTTTGAAGAAGTAGAATATAAAAATAGAGTTATGTTTTTAACTGGTCAAAAGAATGTAATGAATAAGCTTTTAGAAACTGCTAAGAAAGTTAGAGCAATCAATAATATAATTGACAGAATGCAGGCAGATAATGTCAGCGATAGAGATAGTGAAATGCAGCAGGCAATGGAGTTAAAAGACAAAACCGGCAACAGGCTGAATTCAAGTTTAAGAGAAACCTTTACTACTTTATATTATCCTCGGAAGAATGTATTAAAAAGTACTAATTTAATTATGAAGTTTTCTCAAAACAACTTTGATGCTGAAAAAGAAATTAAAAATACTTTAAGCTTCGATAATGAAATGAAGTTTACTACAGATATTGAACCAAATAATTTAAGAAAACGATTTGATAAAATTATCTTCACTAGAGATAGAATGACTTGGAATGAATTAATTGAAAGAACTGCTACTGAAACAAGGTGGCTGTGGCATAAACCAGATGCCCTTGAGGAGCTAAAGGAAGATTCACTGCAGAAAGAAATCTGGTTTAAAGATGGTAATTACATTGATAAAACTCCTCCAAAAAAAGAAACTAATGTTAATATTACTAAAATGAGCACTGTAAGTGAAAATGGTATTTCTACACTGCGCATTACTCCAGTTAATGCAGATGAAGTTTATTATGAAATAGGTCAAGAGCCGACTAAAGCTTCTAAAAAAGTAGAAAACCATAACTCATTTGAAGCAACTGATTTAGTATATTACTTTTTAGCAGTTGACCCAGATGGTGTTAATGAAACTGGGGACCCTGTAAGATGGGAGAATGATATCAATCTGCAGTATAAAGAGTTAACAATTAAAGGAAAAGATGCCCTAAAACTGCAGGCAACCCCAAGTAATTGTGAAATCAGATATACGACAGATGGTGCTTCTCCAAAAGAAAATGGAGGCGTTTATCAGGAACCAATTATTATACCTAAAAATGCAAAATATATACAGGCAGTGGCAGTAAATGAAGAGCATGATATAACATCTGATGTTCTTCAGTATGAGGTTAAAGGAAAAGAAGTTACAGTTGATAGAGATAAGCCTGTCAAATTAACAGAGCCACAAACTCCTAAGGGAACAAAACAAACATATGAAGAACTTGAGTTTTTAAATGAAACCAATGCTACTTTTAAGCAGGCACAGTTTATTATTACCGGCAGAGGCAAGGGAGATTTTTCTATAACTTTTATGATAGATAAAGTAGAAATAGATGATATGAATATGTTAGAAGAACAATTAAAAAATATTAAAGATAATTTTGTTGGAGAAAAGCCACATGATTTAACTGCTAACATAACTGGTATTAAATTTAAAAGTGGCAGAGATTTTTTAAGATGGCTTGAGAAAAATGAATTTAACTTAGAGATGTATAAAAATAGATTTAGTCAACACTAA
- a CDS encoding DUF3780 domain-containing protein: protein MSQVKTYGFGFNPKETNHHFLIEIPTGNAKITVYERFNWDQDEQVSDLNDKDKKVILSKTKWNKVKNVIKKEFNRRLKDEGLPSGDFDSYYVPLERLYGKELMLLLWAIENAEVGVIDLAIKNWLGLSPEERWWLFTMTNASTGHYSDNRGWRIALRYALTENPVDNKLAGSFVQRLF from the coding sequence TTGAGTCAAGTAAAAACCTATGGATTTGGTTTTAATCCGAAAGAAACCAATCATCATTTCCTCATAGAAATACCAACTGGAAATGCTAAAATAACAGTATATGAGAGATTTAATTGGGATCAAGATGAGCAGGTTAGTGATTTAAATGATAAAGATAAAAAAGTAATTTTAAGTAAGACCAAATGGAATAAAGTTAAAAATGTAATAAAAAAAGAATTTAATAGGCGTTTAAAAGATGAAGGTCTTCCATCAGGAGATTTTGACAGCTATTATGTACCTTTAGAACGTTTATACGGTAAAGAATTAATGCTTTTGCTTTGGGCTATAGAAAATGCTGAGGTTGGAGTTATTGATTTAGCTATCAAAAACTGGTTGGGGTTATCACCTGAAGAGAGATGGTGGCTTTTTACAATGACTAATGCTTCAACAGGCCACTACAGTGACAATCGCGGCTGGAGAATAGCTTTAAGATATGCACTAACAGAAAATCCTGTAGATAATAAATTAGCAGGTAGTTTTGTGCAGAGATTATTTTAA